CTTCCCAGCGGGTCGGTGTTTAACGGTTCGTTTATCAATGCCGTCCAAAGCACCGGTATCCCCAACCCCAAAGTGACGTGGGCCACCGCGCATACCCTGGACGCCGGGTTGGATTTTGACGCCTGGGACGGCATGCTGGGCGTGTCTGTGGATTATTTTGTGCGCAACCGTTCGGGTCTCCTGGCTACGTCCATCCTCCAGGTCCCCGAGGTGCTGGGGGCATCGCTGCCGGAACAAAACCTCAACGGGGACAGGACCCGGGGCTTTGACTTCGAGGTCACCCACCGGAATCATGTCGGCAAATTCAACTACTTCGTCAAAGCGACGTTCTCTTATGCCCGGACGATGAACACCACCTACGCCGAAGCCAAACAAGGGAACTCATACCTGGACTGGTTGTACAATCAGGCCTACCGGAACCAGGGGATCCAGTGGGGCTACGGCGTAAGCGGGCAGTACCAGAACTACGGCCAGATCCTCAACAGCCCGATCTTTGTCAGCCGGGGCACGGTCGTGGGCGATTACGAATACCAGGACTGGAATGGCACCGGGGTGATCGACGGCAACCAGGTCCACCCGATCGCCTATGGCGGCAATCCCAACGGTACGCCCATCCTCCCGCTGATCACCTACGGCTTTACACTGGGCGGTTCATACGACGGATTCGACGTGTCCCTCCTGTTCCAGGGGAGCGGGATCTACAATGTCTCGTACATCGAACAACTCAACATACCCCTCTGGGGAGGCGGCAGCGCCCTTTCCCAGTTTATGAACGACTGGCACCCCGCAGATCCGACGGCCAACCCCTACAACCCCAACACGGTTTGGGTATCGGGTCAGTATCCGTATACCGGCACCACCGCCGCGACCAACTCCACCGCCAACTTTCAAAATGCGGCCTACCTGCGACTCAAAAGCGCAGAGCTGGGGTATTCCCTGTCGCCAAAGCTGTTGCAACACGTAGGGATCAAGGGCGTACGGGTCTTCCTGAGCGGATACAACCTGCTGACCATCACCAAGGTCAAGTATGTCGATCCCGAGCATCCCTCGGGCACTTACGGGTATCTCTACCCGCTGGACAAACTGTACAACGTCGGTCTTAATGTCAAATTCTAACGCAATGAAAAAAATTCTTATAGTCGTTTTTCTTTTAACCGCCTGCCGGAAACTGGATATCCCTCCCATCAACATCATCCAGGACAGCGACATCTTTACCTCCAGCCAGGGCATCCAGGCCTATATGGCCCGTTTGTACAGCGAGCTCCCCATGGAGGACTTTCGCTATTCGCCCGCCCGGGGGATCAACTTCTTTTGGATCATCAGCCCTACGCCGGCCACCACGGGTGAGGCCCTGAGCCGTGACCAGACGGGTGCCATGCAGGAAAATTTCGGGGGCTGGAACTGGGACATCTGGGGCGGCTCCTATACCACCATCCGGGATTGTGACTATTTCATCCAGACCCTGCCCACTTATGCCAGTAACTTTTCCTCCGCCCAGGTCAGCCAGTGGCTGGGCGAGGCGTACTTTATCCGGGGGATGACGTATTTCGGGCTGGTCAAGCGTTTTGGCGGCATACCCCTGGTCAACAAGGTGCTCAGCTACGTACCGGGTGAAAGCACCGACAGCCTGCAAATCCCCCGGTCCTCCGAAAAAGCCTGCTGGGACCAGGTTGACGCGGACTTTACGTATGCCATCAACAACCTGCCCGCCGTCAACAGCGACGACGCCGACGGCAGCCGGGCGAACAAATACGTAGCCGAAGCCTTCGAATCCAGGGCCATGCTGTACGCCGGTTCCACCGCGGAATACAATACGGTCACGCTTTTTGACAATGCCCACAACCAGCTCTGCGGCATGCCCGCCACCGACGCGGCGCCGTATTTTCAAAAAGCCTACGCCGCCGCCCAAACGCTCGACGGGGTCTACAGCCTCTACCTGACGTCCTGGTCCGCCACCGACCCCAACGCCCAGTACCAGAACTTCGTCAATCTTTTTTCCGACGCCACCAGCAAGGAAAATATTTTTGTCCGGGAATACCAGTACCCCAATTCCGTCCATGGCTATGACGCGTATAACGTTCCCCGGCAACTCATCGGCCCCAACGGGTACTCGGCCGAAGTCAACCCCACCCTGAACTTCGTGGAGATGTTCGGCGGGCTTCCCAAAAACCCGGACGGAACCCTGCAAACCCTGGATGCCTCGGGGCACTACCTGCTTTACAACAACACGATGGACCTCTTCGCCACCGCCGAACCCCGGTTAAGGGGCACCGTTATCCTTCCAGGAGACCAGTTCAAAGGCCAAAACATCGAGATCCGCCGCGGGATCTATACCGGTTCGTCGGCCGGGGGTATCCCCCCGCTCCTGCCCGCCGGGTCAAGGGCGCAATACCCCACCGCCCAGCTCGTCACCTCGTCCACGGCCACCCAGACGCCCTATTCATTGCCCAACAGCACGCTCATGAACCCCGCCGGGTTAAGCGGTATTTTCACCGGCGACCAGACGTGCGCGATTTCCGGTTTTTCCGTCCGGAAATGGCTCAACCCCAACCTGCCCACTGCCCAGGTCCTCGAAAACAACGAGACCCAGACCTGGATTGAAATGCGGTATGCAGAGGTACTGCTCAACCGCGCCGAGGCCGCGATGGAACTGTACAACGCCCAGGGCGGTGCGAACTACCTCACTGACGCCATGAACGACGTCAACCTCATCCGCGCCCGCGCCGGGGCCACTACCTGGACCACGGTGGGGACCACTCCCATGGACACCGTCCGTTACGAACGCCGCAAGGAACTTGCCTTTGAGAACAAGACCTACTGGGACCTCAAACGCTGGCGGATTTTCGCCAAAGAGCAAAACGGGACCATCTACCGGATCCTGATGCCCTTTTATTCCTCCACCGCGGGTAAGTACTTTTTCGACGCCCGTACCGATGAACGGAACGACGTCTACACCTACGATCCCCGGTGGTACTATGAGCAATTGCCCGGGGGGGCTATTTCGAAGAGTACGAATGTTATTCAAAATCCAGGTTATTAAAACTTCTGACAATGAAACGCTACTATATCGTTGCTCTGCTCTTTTGTGCCGCCTGCAACAAGATCGACAACTATCCCGCGCCCTCCTGCACCATCGCCGGGAGCACTATCGACGAGGTCACCGGCCAAACCGTACAAACCGAAGCCGGCGGGGGCGGCACCCGGGTAAAGCTCCTGGAGACCAGCTACAGCAGCAACCCGGTCCCCCAATACTTCCAGTCCATGCAAAGCGGCGTCTTTAACGATACCAAGATTTTTGCGGCGACCTATAATGTATCGGTCGAAGGCCCCTTCGTGCCCCTCGTCCAAACCGATGCCAATGGCAACGTGACCTCCGATTCCAGCCAGAACATCGTCCTGAAGAGCATTGACAGCCTTCACTTCCGCGTCCAGCCCTACCTGCGGATCACCTGGGTGGGACAACCGGTCCTCAACCCCGATACCACGGTAACCGTACAGTTCATCGTCACCCGGGGAACCAACAACCCCAACTACCAACAGGACATCACCGACATCAACCTGTATGTCAGCAACACCCAGTACGACGGTAACTACAACTACGATCCCCGCTACTCCAAGCTCAACTCCTATTCCGGTTCCACCGGCACCGCCCTCCTGGGGCAGGTCATCACCCTCACGACCATCGGCGGGGCGCTGCCCGCGCAGGATGTGTACTTCCGGGTGGGGGCGCGCATCAATGCGGGGCTTGATGAGTATAACTATAATGCGCCGGTGTCGGTGACGTATCCGTAATTTTAGTGTACATGAAATATTCCCTTCTTTGTCTTGCTTTGGGCTTTTCATTGACAGGCTTTGCGCAGCAGAAAACCGCGTTCCAGACGAGCAGCCCCTGGATCCCCCAGATCGACGTCCGTTCCGACATGGCCATCGTGTATGGCGTCAGCGACCGGCTACACCTCACGTTTGAACAAAGGGTGCGGTCCTGGCGCGACCGCGGCTACCAGCTCGCGTTTATGACCGGGATCGCCTGGGGCGGGTATTTTGATTATTTTCTTGGTGCCTGGGATGGAAAAAACCACCTGGGCGTAGGACAGGTCCAGCAAAATGGGGATACCATCTGGCACGGCCACAACATGCCATACGTCGTCCCCGTCCAATCGTTTATCGACTATATGAAAACCGCGGTGGTCAAACGCGTGATCGACGCCGGTATCCACACGGTTTTTCTGGAGGAGCCCGAGTTCTGGGCGCGCGCGGGGTATAGCCAGCCGTTTAAGGAGGAGTGGCAAAAGTATTATGGCTTCCCTTGGAGGCCGCAGGACGCTTCCCCCGAAAACACCTACTTGTCCAACAAGCTCAAGTACCATTTGTACTATCATGCGATCAAAGAAGTGTCGGACTATGCAAAGGCCTATGCTTTGTCGAAAGGTGCAACCGTAAAGGTGTACATCGCCACCCACTCTCTTGTTAATTATTCCTCCTGGCAAATCGTCAGCCCCGAAGCCAGCCTCGCCTCGCTGCCCGGTATAGACGGCTACATTGCCCAGGTATGGACGGGAACTTCCCGGGAACCGACCTATTTCGACGGGTTGAGAAAGGAGCGGGTGTTTGAAAACGCCTACCTGGAATACGGGTCGATGGTATCGATGACCGCCCCCACCGGCCGGAAGCTTTTCTTTTTAACCGATCCCATCGAAGACCGGCCGAGAGACTGGGCCGATTACAAAAAGAACTACCAGGCGACCTTTACCGCCGAAATCCTGTATCCCGGCGTTGACAACTACGAAGTCATGCCCTGGCCCGAGCGCATCTACACCCGTCCCTACAAGCTGGCGAATAGCGACTCCGCGGTGCTGATCCCGAAGTACTACTCCACCCAGATGCAGGTTATGATCAATGTGCTGAATGCGATGCCGCGGTCTGTCCGGCGCATTTCCGGCTCTTCCGGCATCGGCGTGTTGATGGGCAATTCGCTGATGTTTCAGCGTTTCCCGACCCACAACGGGTACGACGATCCCCAATTCTCCAATTTTTACGGCCAAACCCTGCCCCTCATCAAACGGGGGATTCCCGTACAAACCGTACATATGGAGAACTTGCAGTATCCCGCCACCCTCAGCCACATCAAGGTCCTTGTGATGAGCTATTCCAACATGAAACCCATGTCCCCTTCCGTACACCGGTATATCGCGGACTGGGTCCGGAAGGGCGGGACGCTGATCTATTGCGGCCGTGACGACGATCCTTATCAGAACGTGATGGAGTGGTGGGATACGAAAGGGAATTCTTTTACTGCTCCCTCCCAGCACCTGTTCAAACTGCTTGGGGTAGAAGGGGCCGGTCGCTTTCCCGTCGGTAAAGGTGTGGTCTATGTGATCCGGCAAGACCCGAAAGAGTTTGTTCTACAGGCTTCCGGCGACACCGCGTATGTCCGGACCGTTCGCCAGGCCTACGGCGCCCTCTCCGTTAAAAACAATTTCTACCTCGAACGCGGGCCGTATGACATCGTTTCGGTCCTCGACGAAAATCCCGATACCGCGGCTTATGTGGTGCACGGACCGGTGATCGACCTGTTCGATCCTATGCTTCCGGTGCTGGCCTCGAAGACCGTTCTGCCCGGGGAACAAGCGTTGCTGTATGACCTTCGCCGTGCGCCGGCGGGGCCGTCCGTGCTGGCTTCGGCGTCGCGGATATATTCCGCGCGGGTCTCCGGCCGCAGTTTTGCTTTTGTCGCTAAAAGTCCGGCCGCAACGATCGATGCCAGCAGGGTGTGGTTACCGTCCCGGCCGGTTTCGGTCTCGGTGACCGACGTGAATGGGGCGCCGGTGCCCGATGTGTCGTCCTCCTGGAATGAGGTGTCGCATACGTTGTTCCTGGGATTTGGGAATAGCCCGGAGGGCGTGCAGGTGCGCCTGCGCTGGTGAGCGGCGTGCCCCGAGCGCAGTGCGGCGCGGCATTGCCCGCCGCTATTGCAGCCGGTTCCCCCCGCTGACAATCAGCTGCGTGGTCCCCGGGTCCACATAAAGCCCCGGCGCTTCGATCCCTCGCTGGGTTGTCCACACATTGTTGTTGATCCATACCCCGTTACCGTGTTCCACTTTGATGGCGCCCCTCATCTTTTCGATGGTGGGCGCCTTTTCTTTGTTGATGACCTGGTTCCCACGGAAGACAAGGTTGGTAAACGCCGCTGCCTCGACCGCCGGCCCCGTCATTTCCTGGAAAATATTGTTGTCGAAAAGGATGCCGCTGAGGAACGGATAATAGGTCGGGCTCCCGTTACAATCCGCGCCGATCGATACTGCCGCCCCGTCGCCCGCGCCGATGCAATTCGACGAGTCGAAGCGGTTGTTGCGGATGATGACGTTCCTCGCACCAAAGCCCTCGCTCCAGCTCGATCCCACGTCCGCAATCAGCAGCATGGCCGAGTGCTGGTTATGGTAAAAACGGTTCCCCTCCACCAGCCAGTCCGCCGTATTGCAAAGGACGCCCCGGGCGCGGTTTTCGTGAAAGTAACAGTTCCGGATGATGACATTGTTCGACCCATACCGGTGGTTGAACAGGATCGCGTCCGACACGATGTGCGCCGGCAGCGGATCGCTAAAGACAAGGGTCACGGTGCTTTTTTTATAGTCCGGCGTCACGGCCGTCAGCTTCCCCGTAAAACCCGTCGGCGAGTAATCCGCATTCCGGATCTCGACCCGGTCCCCCGGCGTAAACGGACACCGCCAGGGTACCAGGTTCACCGCGATCAGCGTATGCGCGTCCACGCGCTGCACCCCCGAATGCACGTTGTCGTGGATATTCACACAGTCGTCCCCCATATACCCAAAGTCGCACCCCTCCAGCCGGATAAACCCCTGCGACTGGTCGATGTGAAACCCATCCGCCGTCGTTGTAATGGGCCTTCTTTGACCCGGGGGAAAAGTAATGTTGCACCGCAAGAGCTCCACGTGGTCCATATCACCCCCACCCACAAACCCTTCGCCCGGAAAAGAAAATATGTTCACGCCCTGCAGCGACAATTGCGTATTGCTCCCCAGGATGATCGCCATCTTGTCATAGTTGTAATGCCGCAGCAGGTACAGTTGCCCCGCCTTTGCCGGCACCGGCCAGTTCGGCCAGACGCGGACCGTCCGGTCGTCCAGCTTGTCGATCTTTTTGGGTCCGAAATCCCCAAACTCCTGCCCCGGTCCCGGAACGCGCAATTTTTCATCCAGTGGATTCATCGACAGCCAGCGTTTCGGATCCAGCGGCGCCGCGCTGTCAAACCGCATCTCGAAAAAAGCGCCCTTACTGTCCACCTTCGTCACCCGCCCCACCGATGCCAGCGGATCGATCGACCAGTCCCAGTCCATATTGAAATGGCTCATCACTACCCGGTGGCAATGGTTGATTACCATCCCATGCCCCCCTTTGATCAGATGGAAAAGAAAAGTAGCCCCACCCCCGTCAAACACAAAATCCTGTAAGGAGTCAAAGTGGATGGTCTGCCCCGACGTGATCCGGTACACGCCCTTGGGCACGATCAGTTTGGAGGCCTTTACTTCGCGGCACTTTTGCAGCGCCGCCTTGAAGGCGGCCAGGTTCCGGTCGGGGCCCGCTGCCGGCGGGGCATTGCCGTCGGCCACGGCGCCAAAGTCGGCGAGGTTCAGGACCGGGCCCGTTGGATTTTTGGGCGGGTCGACTTTGAAGTCTTGGGCGCCCGTGGGCAGCGGCGGCGGTGCCGCGCCCGCGCTGGGCGAAGCCCCCGTTAGGGGCACGGAGACCCACCCATTCCCCTGCTCCACCCGCATATCCCTGATCCGGACGGCCGCCTGCCGGTGGATTCCCATCACGATGTAAAAGTCCGAGGTCTGTAGGGCGGACACCCGGAGCTTTGTCGTACCCACGGTCCCCGGGTCGTCATTCCAGCGGCGCCATTGATCCGCGCCGATGCCCAGCCGGTCGCAGCGCACAAAGACGTAGAAGTAGTTGTCCGGTCCGCTTCGATCCACCACCTCGTAGTCGATCGTGATCGTATATTCCTTGCCCGCCTTCATCAGCCCCGCCGGTATGATCAGGCAGGAATTCCACTCGGCGGTGCTTTTGCGGCTATCGGCGCTCAACACGCGGTCGCCTTTCGGCGTTGTAAAAGGGATCGTGAATGCCGTCTGGCAGTTGGGCGGATCTTTCCGGAGTTGCCAGACGGGATTGTTTTGCGCACGGACATGTACGACCGGCAGCAGCGCCAGGGCGGCGATCAGGTGGGCTTTCATGGCGTCGGGGTTTGCCCTAAATATCAAAAAATATCCCGGATTACCGTCGTTATTTTATTAAAAACGATAGGGTCTCCTATCTTTTTGCCCTGCAACACCTGGGCGAGGGGTGCCTGGGGGGAAAGGAAAATAACCTCCCAGCCTTCCAACGTTTGCCTGCCCAGCCCGGCCCCGATAAAAAAGGCCATTGCCTCCGTTACCACCATCGTCCCGGCGACCGCGTGCAACGCCGCCAGCTCCTTCACCGACTCCGCGAGCTGACGGGCATGCATATCCTTTTGCAGATGCCCCATCGCCCGCCCGGTTTCATATTTGTCTCCCGCGGAGCTTTTTTCCTCACTATTGGCCGACTCCTGGGCCATATCCATGGCCTGCTGGGCCGCGGCCATGCGCTCGCGCAATACACTTTCGGCATGCGCCTTGGCGGCGGTTTTGAAGGCGAGTTTTTCCGTGGGGGTGGACATGAGGCAAAAGTACACCACCCACACGATAAAGAACGCCTGCAACGGTACGCGGAACCACAAATACCCGACGCCCTTCCCGTCGGTGGTCCCGGTCTCGTAATTGATGTGGTGCACCGCGGCGCGGATGTTGGCGGGTAGCATCAGCACAAAAAGCGCGATCAGGACGAGACCCAAAGATAACCGGAGAGAAGGGACGAGCAACCCGAAGCCGAGGAGGACCTCGGCGACGCCGGTGGCGTAGACCATTTCCTTTTTGAAGGGGATAAAACCGGGCACCATCAGGGTCATTCCTTTTGTGAATTTGAAGTGACCCAGCGCGGTGAAGCAGAGCATGACGCACATCGCGATGTTGCCGGCCGTCGTCACACTGCGGAACGTGAGCGACAGCAGGAAGGTGAGTACTAATATGAAGAGTGGCTTCATAAACACTTATTTTTCCTCAAATATCCTGTTGCGTACCGGTGTCCGGAATGATGTATGTTAGTTTCGGGTCTTGCGGATACGGCTGAGGCTTTCGGGCTGGATACCGAGATAGGAGGATAAGTGCTTGACGGAGAGTGCGCTGATGAGACCTGGGTGTTTGTCGAGGAGCTGTTTGTAGCGTTCCTCGGCCGTGAGGGCGAGGATGTCCATTTCGCGTCTCAGGCGCCGCACATATTGGTGTTCGGCCATGAGTCGCCCGATCCGTTCGCCCTGGTGGGAGTGGCGATAAAATTCCTGCAGGGGGTCATAAGCGATGGCGACGGTTTCGGTGTCTTCCAGGCACTCGATAAAGACCGGGCTGGGTTCCCTTGTAATAAACGACAGGTAGGCGGCAACGAAGTCGCCCTTGAAATGAAAATCCACCGTGTATTCTTTTCCATCCTTTAAGAAATAGTTCCGGGTAGCGCCATTGTATAAAAAATAGATGTGGCCCGCGACCTGTCCCTCGCGGATGAGGAAGTCGCCCTTGCGATGGTGCCGGACGTCGAGCAGTGGAACGAACGCCTGCCACTCGTCGTCGGGGAGGGGGAGGATGCGGGCGAAGGCTTCGCGTATGGCGGTGGGGGCGTCCATTTGCCGTTAAAGATACGTACCTTGCGTGCATGTTATCACGCTTTCCACCCGCGCCCGCGGAGGCTACGGATGCGTCTTTTCTTACAGGAAAGAAGGAAACCTTTGCCAAACTAAAGATCGAATCGAAGATGGGGCAGCGCACGGTGCTGATGACGGAGCATACGTTGATTTTTGTGCTGAAGGGGACGAAGCTGCTTCACTTCCCGGAGGAAACGGTCAAGGCGACGCCAGGGTCGGTCGTCTTGCTGCGGAAGGGTATCTATGTCATGGCGGAGTATGTGGAGGACGGCCTGGACTTTGAGGCACTGATGTTGTTCTTGCCCGGGAGGCTGTTGCAGTCGATGGCGGTGCATGGGGAGAAAGGAGCCAGCCACGAGCAATTTCTTGTTTTCCCTTCACCACCAGCCATCAATGGTTTTAAAGAAGGCTTCCGGCGATACTTTGAAGACCGGCCTTCCGAGGTAGAAAGTTTGCTGCCGCTGAAACAGCAGGAAATACTTTTGTTGTTGCTTTCCGGGAGCGAGCGGGACAAGGTGAGGCGGTTTATACGTTCAGCGGTGGGATCGGAACCGTCGGACATCGACTTTATCGTCCGCAGCTATTTGTTCCAGCCGGTCACCATAGCGGATCTTGCCGGGCTGGCGAACTGTAGCCTGGCGAAATTCAAACGGGATTTTCAACAACGCCATCAATGTTCGCCCCACGCCTGGATCACGACCCAGCGGCTGTCGCACGCTTCCATGCTGTTGCAGCATACGAATCAACAAGTGGGAGCGGTGGCGCTGGAATGCGGTTTCGAAAGCACCTCTCACTTTATCCGGTTGTTTAAAAAG
This region of Dinghuibacter silviterrae genomic DNA includes:
- a CDS encoding RagB/SusD family nutrient uptake outer membrane protein, with translation MKKILIVVFLLTACRKLDIPPINIIQDSDIFTSSQGIQAYMARLYSELPMEDFRYSPARGINFFWIISPTPATTGEALSRDQTGAMQENFGGWNWDIWGGSYTTIRDCDYFIQTLPTYASNFSSAQVSQWLGEAYFIRGMTYFGLVKRFGGIPLVNKVLSYVPGESTDSLQIPRSSEKACWDQVDADFTYAINNLPAVNSDDADGSRANKYVAEAFESRAMLYAGSTAEYNTVTLFDNAHNQLCGMPATDAAPYFQKAYAAAQTLDGVYSLYLTSWSATDPNAQYQNFVNLFSDATSKENIFVREYQYPNSVHGYDAYNVPRQLIGPNGYSAEVNPTLNFVEMFGGLPKNPDGTLQTLDASGHYLLYNNTMDLFATAEPRLRGTVILPGDQFKGQNIEIRRGIYTGSSAGGIPPLLPAGSRAQYPTAQLVTSSTATQTPYSLPNSTLMNPAGLSGIFTGDQTCAISGFSVRKWLNPNLPTAQVLENNETQTWIEMRYAEVLLNRAEAAMELYNAQGGANYLTDAMNDVNLIRARAGATTWTTVGTTPMDTVRYERRKELAFENKTYWDLKRWRIFAKEQNGTIYRILMPFYSSTAGKYFFDARTDERNDVYTYDPRWYYEQLPGGAISKSTNVIQNPGY
- a CDS encoding DUF3823 domain-containing protein, with amino-acid sequence MKRYYIVALLFCAACNKIDNYPAPSCTIAGSTIDEVTGQTVQTEAGGGGTRVKLLETSYSSNPVPQYFQSMQSGVFNDTKIFAATYNVSVEGPFVPLVQTDANGNVTSDSSQNIVLKSIDSLHFRVQPYLRITWVGQPVLNPDTTVTVQFIVTRGTNNPNYQQDITDINLYVSNTQYDGNYNYDPRYSKLNSYSGSTGTALLGQVITLTTIGGALPAQDVYFRVGARINAGLDEYNYNAPVSVTYP
- a CDS encoding right-handed parallel beta-helix repeat-containing protein, which translates into the protein MKAHLIAALALLPVVHVRAQNNPVWQLRKDPPNCQTAFTIPFTTPKGDRVLSADSRKSTAEWNSCLIIPAGLMKAGKEYTITIDYEVVDRSGPDNYFYVFVRCDRLGIGADQWRRWNDDPGTVGTTKLRVSALQTSDFYIVMGIHRQAAVRIRDMRVEQGNGWVSVPLTGASPSAGAAPPPLPTGAQDFKVDPPKNPTGPVLNLADFGAVADGNAPPAAGPDRNLAAFKAALQKCREVKASKLIVPKGVYRITSGQTIHFDSLQDFVFDGGGATFLFHLIKGGHGMVINHCHRVVMSHFNMDWDWSIDPLASVGRVTKVDSKGAFFEMRFDSAAPLDPKRWLSMNPLDEKLRVPGPGQEFGDFGPKKIDKLDDRTVRVWPNWPVPAKAGQLYLLRHYNYDKMAIILGSNTQLSLQGVNIFSFPGEGFVGGGDMDHVELLRCNITFPPGQRRPITTTADGFHIDQSQGFIRLEGCDFGYMGDDCVNIHDNVHSGVQRVDAHTLIAVNLVPWRCPFTPGDRVEIRNADYSPTGFTGKLTAVTPDYKKSTVTLVFSDPLPAHIVSDAILFNHRYGSNNVIIRNCYFHENRARGVLCNTADWLVEGNRFYHNQHSAMLLIADVGSSWSEGFGARNVIIRNNRFDSSNCIGAGDGAAVSIGADCNGSPTYYPFLSGILFDNNIFQEMTGPAVEAAAFTNLVFRGNQVINKEKAPTIEKMRGAIKVEHGNGVWINNNVWTTQRGIEAPGLYVDPGTTQLIVSGGNRLQ
- a CDS encoding DoxX family protein, producing MKPLFILVLTFLLSLTFRSVTTAGNIAMCVMLCFTALGHFKFTKGMTLMVPGFIPFKKEMVYATGVAEVLLGFGLLVPSLRLSLGLVLIALFVLMLPANIRAAVHHINYETGTTDGKGVGYLWFRVPLQAFFIVWVVYFCLMSTPTEKLAFKTAAKAHAESVLRERMAAAQQAMDMAQESANSEEKSSAGDKYETGRAMGHLQKDMHARQLAESVKELAALHAVAGTMVVTEAMAFFIGAGLGRQTLEGWEVIFLSPQAPLAQVLQGKKIGDPIVFNKITTVIRDIF
- a CDS encoding Crp/Fnr family transcriptional regulator; protein product: MDAPTAIREAFARILPLPDDEWQAFVPLLDVRHHRKGDFLIREGQVAGHIYFLYNGATRNYFLKDGKEYTVDFHFKGDFVAAYLSFITREPSPVFIECLEDTETVAIAYDPLQEFYRHSHQGERIGRLMAEHQYVRRLRREMDILALTAEERYKQLLDKHPGLISALSVKHLSSYLGIQPESLSRIRKTRN
- a CDS encoding helix-turn-helix transcriptional regulator; translation: MLSRFPPAPAEATDASFLTGKKETFAKLKIESKMGQRTVLMTEHTLIFVLKGTKLLHFPEETVKATPGSVVLLRKGIYVMAEYVEDGLDFEALMLFLPGRLLQSMAVHGEKGASHEQFLVFPSPPAINGFKEGFRRYFEDRPSEVESLLPLKQQEILLLLLSGSERDKVRRFIRSAVGSEPSDIDFIVRSYLFQPVTIADLAGLANCSLAKFKRDFQQRHQCSPHAWITTQRLSHASMLLQHTNQQVGAVALECGFESTSHFIRLFKKEYGYTPAAGRIKATIV